The following is a genomic window from Bordetella petrii.
AGGGTCGACTTGCCCGAGCCCGACGGCCCCACGAAGGCAATGGTGTCGCCCAGCCCCGCCGAAAACGAAACCCCGTCCAGCGCGTTGCTGGCCGCGCCCTTGTGGCGGAACGCCACATTGGCAAAGCGCACGTGCGTAATCGGGCCGCTGTCCTGCGGCGACTCGGGGCGCCGGTCGATGGGCTTTTTCATCAGCGCCTCGAAGCTCGACAGCGATGCATCGGCTTCGCGGTACGCCAGGATGATATTGCCCAGTTCTTGCAACGGCGCGAATATCGCCACCGAAATGAACTGCATGGCAATCAGCTCGCCAGTGCTCAGCACGTCGCGAAAAATCAGCCACAGCAGCGCGAACAGAATCGCCAGCTTCAGCATGCTGAGCGTCACGCCCTGCAGGAATGACAGTAGCCGGATGCGCTTGACCTTCTGCATTTCCAGCTCGAAGATGCGCACCGTCTGGGCCTGCAGCCGGCGGATCTCGGGAAAAGTCAGGCCCAGGCTCTTTATCAGTTCGATATTGCGCAGCGATTCGGCAATGAAACCCGAGCTGCGATTGGTTTCGCGCACGATGGAACGCTGCTGGCTCTTGATCTCGCGGCTCAACAGACCGGTCAGACCGCCCAGCACCAGCACCCCGATCAGGAACACTGGCACCAGCAGCCAGTGCCGCGTCACCGCGTACCAGACCAGGAAGCCCATGCCCACCGCCGCGGCGAACACGGTGTTGATGAACGAATTGATGAAACGCTCGCTGTCGCTGCGCACCTTCTGCAGCAGCGACAGCGTTTCGCCGCTGCGCAGGTCTTCGAATTCCTGGAATTTCAGGCGCAGCGCCTGGCGCAGGCCGTCGTTGAACAGCTGCGTGCCGAACTTCTGCACCACCAGGCGCGTCACGTATTCCTGCAGCGCCTTGGCCAGCCGCGACAGCACGGCAATCAGCACCGCCAGCGCCAGCAGGCCCAATACGCCCGACACCAGCTCGTCGTCGGTCTTGCCGCCGCGATTGATGGCGTATTCATCGATGATCTTGCCGAAAATAATCGGGTCGATCAGCGCCAGCACCTGGCTGGCGCCGGCCAGCAACAGGGCCAGCACGGCCAGCCGGCCATGCGGGCGCAGGTAGGCCCACAGTATCCGCATCGGGCTCAGTAATGCGGCGGCAGCTCGTCGCGCAGGCTGCGAAAGCCCGCGCCGGCGCTGTCCGGCATCTGCTGGCGCAGTTCGGCCAGCTCGCGCAGCAGGCGGTCGATCTGCTGCTGCTGGCGGAACAGCGCCTGGTTCAACTGGTCTAGCATGTCATCGGCCAGGCCCAGCTTGATCTCCAGGTCGGCCAGGCGTCGTTCGGTATCAACAGGTTCGGTCATCGATATGCGCATCCAAAGCGAAGTCAGTCGCGCGCCAGCCGGCTGCGCGGCCGGCCCTGCGCGTCGAAATTGCCGGGCGCCAGCCAGGCCTGCATTGCGGCCCGCCGCGCCGGCCACTCATCGGCCAGCAACGAATGCCAGGCCACGTCGCCGCGCCGGCCCTTCACGTTCACCGCCGAGCGCCACACGCCTTCGGGCTTGAACCCGTAGCGCCGCGCGGCGCCGGCGGAAGGCTGGTTATCGGCCATGCAGCGCCACACCATGCGCTGGTAGCCCAGTTCATCAAAAGCATAGCGCAGCAGCAGGAACACCGCCTCGGTCGCGGCGCGGCTGCGCTGCAGCGCGGGGCTGAACCAGATGCTGCCGATCTCGATGGCTGCGTCTTCGGGGTAGATGTCGCAAAGCGACACCCAGCCCAGCGCCGCCATGCCCGGGCGCGGGCACACCGCCCAAAACGGCTGGTGCGCGCGGCCGGCCAGCTCGCGCACCTGCGCCCGCAAAGCGTCGCGGCTGGCAAAGGGACCATAGCGCAGATAATGCCACGACGCCTCGGCGCCCTGAGCGGCCTGCCACAAGGCATCCACATGGGCGTCGCCCAGCGGCTCCAGCAGCGCCGCGTCGCCCTCGAAGCACAGACGCTCGGGAAACCGCGCGGCGGGCGTCGCAATAAGCACGCCGCCGCCAGGGCAACTTGCCGGCGCGGCGCTCATGTCACCGGGCCCGGGTTGAACAGCGCCAGCGCATTATGCAGCTTCAGCTTCTCGGCACAGGTCTGCCGCCGGCCGCTGGCCACGTCCAGCATCAGACGAAACAATTCCCAGCCCACATCCTCGATCGACGCCGCGCCAGTGGCGATGCGGCCGGCGTCCACATCCATCAGGTCGTGCCAGCGGCGCGCCAGGTCGCTGCGCGTGGCCACCTTGATCACCGGCACCTGCGCCAGGCCATAAGGCGTGCCGCGTCCGGTGGTAAAGACGTGCAGGTTCATGCCGGCCGCCAGTTGCAGCGTGCCGCAGATGAAATCGCTGGCCGGCGTGGCGCAGAACACCAGCCCCTTGCTGCTCAGTTTTTCACCTGGCGACAGCACGGCGGAAATCGGCGCGGAACCCGACTTCACGATCGAGCCCATGGCCTTCTCGACAATATTCGACAGCCCGCCCTTCTTGTTGCCCGGCGAGGTATTGGCGCTGCGGTCGGCCATGCCCAGGCTCAGGTAGCGGTCGTACCAGTCCATTTCGCGCACCAGCGCTTCGGCCACGGCCGGGGTCGCGGCGCGGGCGGTAAGCTGGTCGATGCCATCTCGCACTTCGGTGTTTTCCGAAAACATCACCGTACCGCCGGCGCGCACCACCAGGTCGGCTGCAAAGCCCACCGCCGGGTTGGCGGTCAGCCCCGAAAACGCATCGCTGCCGCCGCACTGCACGCCCACGACCAGGTCCGACACCGGACAGGGCTCGCGCCGCCGGCGATCCAGCACGGCCAGGTGCTTCTCGGCTGTCTGCATGATGGCGCGGATCATCGACTCGAAGCCGACGTTTTCTTCGTCTTGCAGGCAAACGGTATCCACTTCGCCGCCCGTGTCCGCGCCCGCGGCAATGGGTATGGCGCCGGCCGGCATCAGGCGGTCGGGCTGCAGCTTTTCGCAGCCCAGGCTTACCATCATGGCCGTGCCGCCGAAGTTGGGATTGCGGCTGATGTTGCGCAGCGTGCGTATAGGCACCGCCGCGCCCGGCGCGTCGATGGCCACGCCGCAACCGTAGGTGTGTTCCAGGCCCACCACGTCGTCCACATTGGGATAGCGGGGCAGCAGCTCGGCCTTGATGCGCTGCACGGCATGCTCGACCACGCCCTGCACGCATTGCACCGTAGTGGTAATGGCCAGAATGTTGCGCGTGCCCACCGACCCGTCGGCATTGCGATACCCCATGAAGGTATGGCCCTCCAGCGCAGGCATGGGCGGCGCTGCGCGTGTAGCCATGGGCAGGTCGTGCAGCGCGCGGGCCGTGGGCAGCGTGGTAACCCGCTCGTTGACCCAGCTGCCGC
Proteins encoded in this region:
- a CDS encoding ABC transporter ATP-binding protein — encoded protein: MRILWAYLRPHGRLAVLALLLAGASQVLALIDPIIFGKIIDEYAINRGGKTDDELVSGVLGLLALAVLIAVLSRLAKALQEYVTRLVVQKFGTQLFNDGLRQALRLKFQEFEDLRSGETLSLLQKVRSDSERFINSFINTVFAAAVGMGFLVWYAVTRHWLLVPVFLIGVLVLGGLTGLLSREIKSQQRSIVRETNRSSGFIAESLRNIELIKSLGLTFPEIRRLQAQTVRIFELEMQKVKRIRLLSFLQGVTLSMLKLAILFALLWLIFRDVLSTGELIAMQFISVAIFAPLQELGNIILAYREADASLSSFEALMKKPIDRRPESPQDSGPITHVRFANVAFRHKGAASNALDGVSFSAGLGDTIAFVGPSGSGKSTLVKLLLGLYTPAVGEVFYNDISTKALRYNRARRQVGLVTQEPYLFAGTLRDNIRLVKSDATDDEIVAAMEQAACGYLLQKSPDGLGTHIGEMGLKLSGGEKQRLSIARALIRRPRLLIFDEATSALDSLTEEQISDTVRRISASRTQITILIAHRLSTIMHADTIFVLEKGRIVESGTHAELLARTGLYYAMWRQQIGERPPPAAAA
- a CDS encoding SlyX family protein; protein product: MTEPVDTERRLADLEIKLGLADDMLDQLNQALFRQQQQIDRLLRELAELRQQMPDSAGAGFRSLRDELPPHY
- a CDS encoding GNAT family N-acetyltransferase, which encodes MLIATPAARFPERLCFEGDAALLEPLGDAHVDALWQAAQGAEASWHYLRYGPFASRDALRAQVRELAGRAHQPFWAVCPRPGMAALGWVSLCDIYPEDAAIEIGSIWFSPALQRSRAATEAVFLLLRYAFDELGYQRMVWRCMADNQPSAGAARRYGFKPEGVWRSAVNVKGRRGDVAWHSLLADEWPARRAAMQAWLAPGNFDAQGRPRSRLARD
- the garD gene encoding galactarate dehydratase, giving the protein MTVAARPLYIKVHDADNVAIIVNDGGLPAGAELPDGLVLREAIPQGHKVALADLSEGDPVVRYNVTVGYAAKALPRGSWVNERVTTLPTARALHDLPMATRAAPPMPALEGHTFMGYRNADGSVGTRNILAITTTVQCVQGVVEHAVQRIKAELLPRYPNVDDVVGLEHTYGCGVAIDAPGAAVPIRTLRNISRNPNFGGTAMMVSLGCEKLQPDRLMPAGAIPIAAGADTGGEVDTVCLQDEENVGFESMIRAIMQTAEKHLAVLDRRRREPCPVSDLVVGVQCGGSDAFSGLTANPAVGFAADLVVRAGGTVMFSENTEVRDGIDQLTARAATPAVAEALVREMDWYDRYLSLGMADRSANTSPGNKKGGLSNIVEKAMGSIVKSGSAPISAVLSPGEKLSSKGLVFCATPASDFICGTLQLAAGMNLHVFTTGRGTPYGLAQVPVIKVATRSDLARRWHDLMDVDAGRIATGAASIEDVGWELFRLMLDVASGRRQTCAEKLKLHNALALFNPGPVT